The genomic stretch gtaaatttcatgttatgtgtattttaccctttttacaaattaaaagtgGGCAAGGGATATAAATGAGATAGTACAATAAGGTACATTTGCCCAATAAaactatatgaaaaaaattttaaccttTCTTAGTAATAAAAGATAATAACCAGTTAaaatcaattatacctcaataacaaaggggaaaaaaacatttaaagactCTGAAGGCCAGTGTTGGGGTGGAGATGGGAAAATTAGCTCTCATATGCTGTGAGTAGGAGTATAAGTGGTACAAACATTTGCAGTATGATTCAAAGTGAAAATGTGTATACTCTCTGACCCAGGAATTCTACTTTCAGAAATGTatcgagagagagacagagacagaatgcTATTTCATCACAgcaaaaaaaacaggaaataattcAACTGCACAGTTATAGGCCAGATTAGAAAGATGGGCTTCAGGACAGAACGTATACAACCActaaatttaattttccaaataatcTGTAAATACACGGGAGAAAGCTTCTGACAAAATATtcagtgaaaaacaaaagatatacAAATTTCTTCACAATTTGACCACAAATGTGTAACATACATTATATGAATTTGTAGACAgattaaaataaaccaaaatgttaaCATCATTTTGTGTAAGTTAAATAGAAAATTTATGAaccagttttatttccttctttatatattctatattttgttttttacaagtATATACTTCCTACCAGCTTATATTTTTCACCATATTTAaagtacaaaatagaaaaatatacagaGGGAGGTGCAGGTCAATCACCTAATCATCCATTCTTTTCACAAATatctactgagcacctactaaagCCATACACTGGGCTAGGGGCTCTAGGAAAACAACAGGGAGTAAAATCCACATGGTCCTGCTCTACTGAAGCTTTCTATCTATTCGGGGAGATGTACATTTAATAAATGATCACACAGAGGCATTTGCTGCTGTAAGAGCCTTAAAAGGGAGACTTGCGTCTTACCAAGAAATCTGGTCTGTATCCTAAGGGCAAAATGGGAAGTGAAATGAGCTGAAATATAGAACTGTACTGTAGAAAGAACATTCTGGCTGCAGCATGGGAGAACAGACTAGAGGGGAGAAGACAAGATGCAGAGACCAGCTAAAAGGATCTTGAGTACCTACAAGCAAAATGGTGGGAGCTTGGCCTAGAGGAGGAGGCATGAACAGAATCAAGATATGTTAAAGAGAAAATTGATAGGATCTGTGTATGCATTGAACACGGGGACTGAAAAGGGAAGGAGGTATTGAGAATGATTCCTAGGTTTCTAGTCTGTGCACATGAAGCATGGATATTCAACTCATGGAGGTAAGGAATACAGAAAGAGGACAAGGTTTTGGGAGTGGGCTGAAGAAGATAAATGAGAtaggtttaaaatatattttttaaagatcttgtttatttatttgagagagagagagaaagggggggcagaaggagaagcagactccccactgagcagggagcctgatgcaggctccatcccaggaccttaggactatgacctgagctgaaggcagaggcttaacttaacggactgaaccacccagatgacCCTGAATTAGGTTTAAGATAGGCTGAGCTGGAGGGGCACCTAGTGTATCAGCTGGTAAAGcatttgctttcagctcaggtcatgatcctagggtcctggaattgagccccaccttgggctctctgctcaccgtggagtctgtttttccttctccctctgcccctcccccacactcatgtgtgcgctctctctcgctctctctcaaaaaataaacaaaatctttaaaaaaacatataggCTGAGTTGGAGACCTTTGCCCTGTCCAGTAGGAAATCAGATATTTGCATTTGGAGGTGAGAGAACAGGGCAAggctagaaatataaatttaagaatcgggtgcctgggatgcctggggcgctggggtggctcagtctttaagcatctgccttcagcccagggcatgatcccagggtcctgggatcaagccccgcatcgggctccctaccccgctgggaacctgcttcttcctctcccactcccccttgcttgtgttccctctctcactggctgtctctctctctgtcaaataaataaataaaatctttaaaaaaaaatcggggttcctgggtggctcagtcagtaaagtgtctgactTCTATGGAGGTCATGATccctcatgatctcagggtcctgggattgtgccctgcacaatcctgcattgggctcttctcttaatggggagtctgcttgtccctctccctctccttctgcccctttccctcctagtgctttgcctctctcttaaaatcttttttaaaaagttttaaaaaaatcattggcaTATAGTCTCTGACCTATGAATAAGatagcagagagagacagaatgagagaacaagagaagagaaaaaacagaataatCAGCAAAAGGTCAGCTATGGGGTATTAAAAGAACTGTAACGTTTCAGGGCCAGGTTATGAAAGATGAGCTTCCAAGGGAGACAGAAAAGCCAGATTGACATGAAAGAAATCAGGAGTGTGGCATCACAGAAATGAGAAGGTTTCAAGAGTTTGTGGACAACAAATATTGATCTCCTACTATGTATAAGGCTTTGTACAATTGATATTGATACTCCAAATATATGTGTCTGAGGCTTTAAGTTTTATCACAACCACCTTTAAAGCCACAGCTTGATTCAAAGTTTTTTCTCAGTCAAAACAGCactcatttttctctccatttccaagtccacttaaacattcaaggtcaccaattttagaattctgtatttttaggttaaaagaaaataaatttctccttaGCTACAAGAGAAATACTCCAATTACTCCTCTCCCGCATCTCTAGAAAATAGTCCATTTAGCATGAAAATATCTCTTTATTTGAATACTGAGGTTAACTATAGATAATTGGCAGAAATAGCTCACTCCTACCCTTAGTATCTTATCTAGATAGCAATGAAAGCCAGAAATACTCAATAATGATCCTGGTTGATGATAGGCTCCACAAGGCAGAAATCTGTCATTTGCCCCGTCACCATCCACATACctagcacttaataaatatttaatcttgCTTAAATGATCtaatcttaataattttatcCAGGAACCCAAGTACACTGTTCACAGGATTATTGCGAGCATCAagttaaatgaaatatgtaaaagCACTTTCCTTTGACACTTTACAATGGCAGGCACTTAAAAAATGTCTCACGGCATTAGCACGTTACCGAGCAAGCTGTTTAATAAAGCTGTATTCAACTGAAGACACATATAGagtattttaaaatggagaaactaAAATTATGTACCTTTTCTGTGCCTAACACtttatatttgttaatttgaTCTTTCCAATAATCccatgaattattttcttttacttgcaggtgaggaaactgagtaaCTTGCTGCAAGGCTCAAAGTTGGTAATTTCCAGAGATGTGATACAAACCCAGATTTGTAGGACTCCAAGGCTCATGCTCATCTGTCCATAGCAGTGCCTCTCAAACTTTTTCATCAAGTAACCCCAAATTGCAAcggaaaaacaaacacaaaacatatTCCTAGGCGGCTCTGGGAGACTATTGGGGTATCCAGTTTAAACTGGATCtttccaggcacctgggtggctcagtcaatagctgtctgtctttggctcaggtcatgatcccagggtcctgggatggagccctgcattgggctccccactcagcggggagcctgcttctccctctccctctgcctgctgctccccctacttgtgctcatgctctctgacaaataaacaaaatctttaaaaaaaataaataaatttgatctTTCTTCAAAATCTTATGCTTATTcgaaaatttatttttgtttgcattttacttaacaatatattgtttatttactataaaatattttaaatggcttaCCAGTTAAATTATTCAAttcttccctctctaaaaaaaaattgagcgAATCTGACACCATAGGCAGGTGTACCTTCCATAAAAATcccatagttttgttttgttcttggtgCCTGGCCTCATAAACCTGGATCCTAGTTTGAAAGCCTGACTATAGAGCACACTGTATTAAAGAAATCTGAAGAATGATGAGAATACAATAATTATAGACAACTCAAGGCTCAGAATAAGATATTAATAACACATAACTGTATGACTACAGATAGTCAACTACTTTCTTAACCCTCTACTGCCAGTGAAACAAAGCTCTAAACACGATTGATTCCACTGAATTTGAGCAAACTAACTGAAGCACTAACTTTGAATATGTTAACACCATTTCTTCTTCACCCAAGATCCTGGTTGCTTTATAAGCATAAATCCTCCCTGCGGACATTTATGTTATGCCCACTGTGTGCCCAGAAGTGACTCATATCAGTAGTTAAGCAAAGTACTGAGTAGCAAACAATCCACATTTTGACCAGTCCTACCAGACTTTTCCTGTCCTCCAAATGGGGGATAAAAcacttctcaaattcttccccGCAAACCCCCCACCCAAAAGGGGCTCCCAATTTGGAGGTAGTTCGGGGTAGAAGAAAGAGTACCAGGTTTTAATTCTGGCTTGGAGAAAACTATGCTCTAAGCTTCTGTGTCCTTGTTTTCCTCATGGTACGGTtgtgagcatttgaaatgtgtgGGATTTGCTAAAGTGCTCAACATATGTTTCCTTCCTTAGATCTTAGATACTTAAAGGGCTCTGATTTGCAATATTTAGGGAGCTCCTTTAAGCTAGGGAAAAAAATTTCAAGGCTAAGGCTAAGAATCTTAACAAATGTAGTGAACGAGTTACTCCCCTAAAGAAATCACATTCACTTAGGCAAAGAAAGACTTTGTAACCCACCTTCCAAACCGTCTCAATTCCCCCAAAGTCCTCTATTTTATAAGGCGTCCCTTCTCAACTCGGTACCAGAGCGGGAGCTCTTGCGTAGCCCAATTACTCCCTCGGGACCGGGAGCCCATGCCCAGCCCACTACGGGGACATTACTTGCTTACTTTTCCAGGTACTTCTTAAGTTACGCAGGCCGTGAACCAACGGTCTCAGAAACCACCATGCTCCAGACTGGACTCGCGGGGAAGGCGTGGGTGGGTGCGGGGATTGGGCGCCTAGCGCTCTCCGAGGCGGTGGGGGGCTGGCCCACAATTCCTCGCGCGGGCGAGGCCGAGGGCAAGGGCGGGAAAAGCGAAGGGGGAAGGCAAGGGGGACACCCGACGAGAAAAGGTGGGAAACTGGAACCCTATAATGGAGAAGCCGATTATTCCTTATATGACCATTTCATACCCCAAACCGGTAATTGGTTAGTGTGTGCGTTACCCCTACTTGGGGATAGATCCTTCCTATTAATAACCTTGAGGTTCCACCCACCAGGCCAGGGCTGAGGTATGTAGGTGTGGCGTGTAGGGCCTGGCTCTCCATTTTGCAGTCTCCACCCATCTTTTTACTCTCAGGATGTATGTTTGAGGGGGAAACCCTAAGTGAGATTTGTAAGAATCACAACAGAAATGGTGCGGGTGCGAGAAAATACAACATTCCTCCTCAGAGGGGCCAAGCCCCAGGCCGCGTGCAGTCAGGCCAGAGACTCCGCCCCTTCCGCCTTACGTCTCACGTCACATGGCGCGCGCGCGCTCGCGCGCGCCGGCGTACGAAATTAAGACGGGGGTTTAGGTACTCTGGTTACGCGGGACGGAGCGCGTAGGCGTCCAGCTTTGAAATGCAGCGGGACTTAGTGAGCTTCCCGCTATCCCCAGCAGTGCGGGTGAAGCTGGTGTCTGCAGGATTCCAGACTGCTGAGGAACTCCTAGAGATGAAACCATCCGAGCTCAGCAAAGGTAACGACTTCTGACGGCAAGTTGAGGCACACGGACCGCCGTCTGTGCCGCCTCCATCTCGGTTCTTCCGCCTTCAGACTTCCACCCAGTCTCCGCCAATTTCCTCCGCCCAAGGCTGCATTTGCAACGTGAAACCGCTCCTTGACTCCAGTTAAACATGGTGTGAATGGTTAGAGCTATGGTCCTGAAAACATTTACTAATTGCTTTCTCTACTCGTGCCTGCTGAATCCTGCTGAGGATTACCTAATTTATTACTCAAAAGAACTCTGTTAACGTGGATTATTATGTCCAATATACTGATGAAGGAAGGAACAGATGCTTGGGAAGGTTCAGTAACTTTTCATGATGTCTGGGCTAGGAAATTGTGGAGTCAGGATTGGTACCCAGACAGCTGGTCTAGGTTTAGCTGTTCCATAATCCAAAGGGCCTGGGATTACATTTGAGAAATGGAGGACTCGTAATAGGACTAGAGACACTAGGCGAGAAAGGGAGCAGAATCCTCAGCACCTGGAGAAAGCAATAGAAAGAAGACATTGCTTCTCTTCTGTAATTcgctgggaaaacaaaacaagaaaccccAAGCCTCTCATTCCGGAACACTGTAGATTATACATTGGTGGGAACCCCTGTATCATGAGGTGTATACAAAAATGAAGCTGTCTGCAGTCAGTCTCACTGTACATACTACACGGCCGTGTGCTTTGAACTGTTCTTAAGATAGAAAATTTTAAGCCCTTGCCCTTAACAATGGAAAATAAGGTTTCAACTTGCCACTCTAGAATAAATGTTGTAGACCCGTTAactgtttgttttaaatcttacACGGCATACTGTTTCCCAatgttttggttggttggttggttttaaaagttttatttatttttttagagagaactAGCAgaaggagctgcagagggagagcgaaaagcagggagccagatatggacgtgatcccaggaccctgggatcatgacttgagcagaaggtagacgcttaaAGTACTGAGCGACCCATGCACCCCTGTCTCCCAAAGTTTGGTGGGCTCTTTTTTCTCTCAACAAGTTggtttaacagaaaaaaaaaatgagagaatctGCATGATAATGATAGCTAACAATTATTGAGCGTTTTGGATAGCCTCGGTATTCTGCCCACCATTCAACGTGTATTGTCTCATTCGCgttttacagaagaaaagatctgaggcaaaaaaaaaaaagtaactcgcCCATACTAAGTAACTTCATAATAAGTGATTCAGTCAGGGTTTACAAACCCAAGAAATCTGACTCCAGAGTTTAGGCTTTTTAATTGGATaggattttcctttccttatcaCTACTATTGTCTTTTATTAGTGCCAAATTTATATTCATATCCTAACCAAATCAGGCACTGACGTATCAAACTCATAAGTGATGTCACCCTCacctttcattcttttcattagAAACTTGTTTCGTAATTGCCATTTTCTCTTCTCAAGCCATATTGTCTGATAGAAATGATATTGTATAGTTGAGGAAGCATAATTGTATTGTTTAAAATACTTGTacatcaaataatttttcttattaaaaattttggagtggggcgcctgggtggcacagcggttaagcgcctgccttcggctcagggcgtgatcccggcgttatgggatcgagccccatatcaggctcttccactatgagcctgcttcttcctctcccactccccctgcttgtgttccctctctcgctggctgtctctatctctgtcgaataaataaataaaatctttaaaaaaaaaaaaattttggagtGATATGTGAATTTTTCATGGCACCGTTTCTAtgaagagtttttattatgaataatacatacacatgcacttcattttttttttaaggttttatttttttatttgacagagaggcagccagcgagagagggaacacaagcagggggagtgggagcggaagaagcaggctcccagcagaggggcctgatgtggggctggatcccagaacgctgggatcacgccctgagccgaaggcagatgcccaacaactgcgccacccaggcgccccatgcacaTGCACTTCTTAAAGTTAAATCTTGTTTTAGGCAGTTAGAGGCCATTGTCAttctcttctgaaaaataatttagatgcTTTGTTAGCTCAAGATAACTATGACTTCATAAAAGCAAAAGGGATAGTAAAAGGACTGACTGGtggtacatttttatttctaccttctgAGATACTCTTGTAGGTACCCATATACTTTAGAGGTTTAGGTTTCTGAATTCTGTTTTTGAGGTAATAAATCTTTGAAGtatgtaaaaactaagaaaacataGATGAATGCCTTTATTAACTTGAAAAATTCAATAGTTAATggaatgttatattttatttttatgtttctttactCTTGACATCACTCTTgttatctaaaaattaaaattaatgaagacAACCCAATAGCATGTTAAGACTTAAATTTCTAAAATcaggatttgggttttttttttttttttcttcttttactttcagAAGTTGGGATATCTAAAGAGGAAGCCTTAGAAACTCTGCAAATTATAAGAAGAGAATGTCTCACAAATAAACCAAGATATGCTGCTACCGCTGAGTCAGGCAAGAAGTGTACAGCACTGGAACTTCTTGAGCAGGAGCATACCCAAAGCTTCATAATTACCTTCTGTTCAGCACTAGATAATATTCTTGGGGGTGGAATACCCTTaaccaaaacaacagaaatttgtggTGTACCAGGTGTTGGAAAAACACAATTATGGTAAAGTAAAATGTTCCCCTCTTAACGGTAGACTTAATGACATTTTATGTAAGTAATAGAATGTGGTGCTGTGGGTCTACATTCAGGAGACCAAAAAAGCATGTATGTGCccttaattttttgtgtgtgtatgcatgcacatcAAACAAAAATCAGTTTACAATTTGTGTTAATTCAGTACTCCATCTTTAAATTGATATAATTATTTTGGtatccaaaaatttttttttgcaacattGTAATGTGATCATTAGGGTAAGCAGGTaatcttctattttattatataattaattcttGGGAATATATTTGAAGGTAGGCTTAGTATAAGAAAGGGTTTCATTCCCAGAGGCCTAAAAACCACTAAAAAGTCCTTAATCATGGTTTTGTGGGTCCACCCTCCCCCTAGTCCGAATATCAATTGATTCACATATATTTGGAGCAGAAAGTTAGCCATCGCTGTTTGCCTAATGGTGGTACCTAATGGGCGGTGATGTggagtttgaaaaacactgccttAGATGATTATGATAATGATTTGGTCATTCAGCTTTCTCTTGACAGTATGCAGTTGGCAGTAGATGTGCAGATACCAGAATGTTTTGGAGGAGTGGAAGGTGAAGCAGTTTTTATTGATACTGAAGGAAGTTTTATGGTTGATAGAGTGGTAGACCTTGCTACTGCCTGCATTCAGCACCTTCACCTTATAGCAGGAACACATATGGGAGAGGGTAAGTTAGCAagtgattctctttttctctataatAAAAGTAATTAGCATTGGTACCTCTCTAGACTCAGGAAGAAACCATTTGGAACATGAAGCTTAATGACTTGACAGTGTCCTAGTGTTAAACTCTCAGATCTTTCTTTTAGACTTGGAAATGCCACAACCGAGACtggccttttcttctccttttatggCCCTcacttcttattctttttttttttttttttttaagattttatctatctatttgagagagagagcaagagcaagcacaagtcgggggaggggcagagggagagggagaagcagactcctaactgagcagggagccagaggtggggcctGGATCCctggaccttgagatcatgacctgagctaaacgCAGATgtccagctgactgagccacctaggagtccCACCGAAGGTAGCTTTGAAAAACCATGTTGGAAATATTTAGAACATTAAGCCGATTGACCTTAGGGGCTCTGAGTAGAATGTAATTAACTTCATGACTgtgttaagttttttaaattgttgtcaTGTAGaaatattgtttgatttttttaagaaaatatataaaggtAATTTCAATTTAAATACTCAAAGGTATTCAAGTTCTTacccttttacttttaaattaaatggTTTCTGGTTTGactgttttagtttattttttgggTGTGCAGTACTCATTCtttaattacttatttacttatttttaaatatttatttgagagagagagcacaagcgagggggagagacagagagagaaacagaccccccgctgagcagggggagcccgatgcaggactcgatcccaggaccccaggatcatgacctgagccaaaggcagttgtttaaccatctgagccacccaggtgcccaataatttaaaaaaaaatacttttcataaGATGCTTGTATTCCCTTTAAATGAGTGTAATAGctgggtattttaattttcatatgaGTACTagttgtcctttttattttttttaagattttatttatttgagagagtgaaagagagagagcgtgagctgtggtgagggggagaggaggagggagatgcagactccctgctgagcagggagcccgatgcaggactctatcccaagatcctgggatcatgacccaagtggaaggcagacacttaaaggtGTCCTTTTTAACTAATGACCAGTTTATCTACTGAAAGTCCTTACAGCTACCCATGTcacaatgtatatttataatagtgTCTTAACCTTACTGTGAATATTGTACGTGTAGCACTGGGATATAAAGTTTTCAATGATTGCTGTGTGATTAAGCTGTTATTTTCTggttaaaaatgaactattatatTTTTTGATAGGCAGTGCTttctgaaatttaatttcttgtggtttattttttcaaaacttaaGTATATTTTGAAGTGCAgtaatttttaactgttttctgtctgaaatatgtataaaaccaaactgttttttctttttaagatttgtttgtttatttgagagagcacgagcaagggggagcggcagagggagagaatctcaagcagactccctcctgagtgcagagccgggtGAGGGACTTGatctcgcgaccctgagatcatgacctgagccgaaactgagttggatgcttaaccaactgagccacccaggccctccccccccaaaaaaactggttttttaaaatatatataatctaagGAGAATCTTATATTGTttctacttaaaaatcaaattatgctACATTAATAATGGAAAAAAGTTACCATAAGGGAAAAAGATGCTTTCTTTGagcatttttccttttaactcttAATTTgcagttctgtaaaaaaaaaaaacaaaaaaaaaacaaaaacaagaaaagagaagttcCATTATCTTCTATTAAATGGAAGCCAATAACTAGAAATATGAAAAGGCAGGCATTAAAATTCtagttgtgtatgtgtataaacaATTTCTAGATAGCCTAGCATGTAAGGAAATAGTGGCAAAGGTGAAAATAAGAGGTCAGGAATTATGCAATGATAGTTTATAGTAATTTTGTTATCTTTCAATTAAAGTGAAGAGTTGTGTTATTCACAGTGAAGCATTTTGTTATTCAAAGGTATTGTTTTCCTACAATCACCAATATATCAAAACAAGTAAAActattttaagattgttttgtttattctagaGCACCCAAAAGCTTTGGAGGATTTCACTCttgaaaatattctttcccaTATTTACTATTTTCGTTGCCGTGACTACACAGAGCTATTGGCACAAGTTTATCTCCTTCCAGACTTCCTTTCAGAACACTCCAAGGTATGGCTCAAACTACTGAAGTACAGCTAACCTTTGGAATATCTTTGGAGGTGT from Ursus arctos isolate Adak ecotype North America unplaced genomic scaffold, UrsArc2.0 scaffold_24, whole genome shotgun sequence encodes the following:
- the RAD51C gene encoding DNA repair protein RAD51 homolog 3 isoform X1, yielding MQRDLVSFPLSPAVRVKLVSAGFQTAEELLEMKPSELSKEVGISKEEALETLQIIRRECLTNKPRYAATAESGKKCTALELLEQEHTQSFIITFCSALDNILGGGIPLTKTTEICGVPGVGKTQLCMQLAVDVQIPECFGGVEGEAVFIDTEGSFMVDRVVDLATACIQHLHLIAGTHMGEEHPKALEDFTLENILSHIYYFRCRDYTELLAQVYLLPDFLSEHSKVRLVIVDGIAFPFRHDLDDLSLRTRLLNGLAQQMISLANSHRLAVLLTNQMTTKIDGNQALLVPALGESWGHAATIRLIFHWDQKQRLATLYKSPSQKESTVLFQITPQGFRDAVVAPASSLQTGSLNSRKRSREAEEEQESND
- the RAD51C gene encoding DNA repair protein RAD51 homolog 3 isoform X2, which translates into the protein MQRDLVSFPLSPAVRVKLVSAGFQTAEELLEMKPSELSKEVGISKEEALETLQIIRRECLTNKPRYAATAESGKKCTALELLEQEHTQSFIITFCSALDNILGGGIPLTKTTEICGVPGVGKTQLCMQLAVDVQIPECFGGVEGEAVFIDTEGSFMVDRVVDLATACIQHLHLIAGTHMGEEHPKALEDFTLENILSHIYYFRCRDYTELLAQVYLLPDFLSEHSKVRLVIVDGIAFPFRHDLDDLSLRTRLLNGLAQQMISLANSHRLAVLLTNQMTTKIDGNQALLVPALGWQHCTNHQARRNLQYCFKSHLRDLEMLLLLLHLLCKQVH